The Zhihengliuella sp. ISTPL4 genomic interval GCCTGATGCAGCCCGGGGACGGCGCGGACGATGCGCTCGACCCGGTCGAGCGAGATGTTGATGCCGCCTGACACGATCACGTTGTCGGCGCGACCGTGCACGCGGACCACGCCGTCTTCGATGAGGCCGAGGTCGCCGGTCCGGTACCAGCGGATGCCGTGCTCGTCCCGCGCGAACGTGCGCGCGGTCAGCGCCGGGTCGCCCAGGTAGCCCTCCGCGAGCATGGGGCCGGCGATCCGCAGCTCGCCGTCGATCGCGCGGACGTTCACGGTGTCGAGCGGGACGCCGTCGTACACGCAGCCGCCACTGGTCTCGGTCGAGCCGTAGGTGCGCACGAGACGGACTCCGAGGTCCGCCGCCCGTTCCCGCAGCGGCTCCGGGAGCGCCTGCCCCCCGACGAGGATGGCTTCGTAGGCCTGCAGCGCCGCGAGCACCCCCGGCTCGGCACTCGCGTCGAGCAGCGTCACGATCTGCGCCGGAACGAGGGACGTGTAGAGGGCGGGAATGACGCCCGCCGTCGTGGCGAGCCGCATGCCGCGCGAGGCCTCGGCGAATGCGCGCGGCGTGAACCGCCCCTCGATTCGGGTCGGCTCGGTGCCCGCGAGGATCGAGCGCACCATCACCTGCAGCCCCGCGACGTAGCCGGCCGGCAGGGCGAGCAGCCAGCGACCGCTGCCGATCCGAGCGGCGGTGGCCTCCGCGCTCGCCCGCAGGGCCTCACCGCTGAGCGCCACCCGCTTCGGCACGCCGCTCGACCCGGACGTCGCGATCACCGCGGCGATGCCGTCGTCGACCTCCGCCGGAGCGTCGGCGAGCATCCCGAAGCCGAGGGCCGGTCCCTCGTCGAGAGCTCGGAGCAGCGCCTCCCGCAGGAGCACGGTGTCTTCTGCGTCGGTCGGGATGAGGGCGGTCACGATCGTCTCTCCGGCTCAGTAGTGCCAGGGGAAGGACGACCAGTCGGGGGCGCGCTTCTCCAGGAAGGAGTCCCGGCCCTCCACGGCCTCATCGGTGCCGTAGGCGAGGCGCGTGGCCTCGCCTGCGAACACCTGCTGCCCCACGAGCCCGTCGTCGACCGCGTTGAAGGCGAACTTCAGCATCCGGATCGCGGTCGGCGACTTCGTCAACACGGTGCGCGCCATCTTCAGCGCCTCGCGCTCGAGCTCGGCGTGCGGCACGACGCGGTTCACGGCGCCCGCATCGTAGGCCCGCTGCGCCGAGTACTCCTCGGCGAGGAAGAACACCTCCCGGGCGAACTTCTGTCCCGTCTGGCGGGCCATGTAGGCCGAGCCGTAGCCGGCGTCGAAGCTGCCGACGTCGGCGTCCGTCTGCTTGAAGCGCGCGTGCTCGGCGGAGGCGATGGTGAGGTCGCACACCACGTGCAGCGAGTGCCCGCCACCGGCCGCCCACCCGGGGACCACGGCGATGACGACCTTGGGCATGAAACGGATGAGCCGCTGCACCTCGAGGATGTGCAGCCGCCCGACAGCCGCTGCGGATGCTCCGCTGACCACGGCGGTCTCCGCATCCGAGTACTTGTACCCGTCGCGGCCGCGGATGCGCTGGTCCCCGCCGGAGCAGAACGCCCAGCCGCCGTCCTTCGGGCTCGGACCGTTGCCGGTCAGCAGCACCGCCCCGATGCGGGCATCCTGTCGGGCGTGGTCGAGGGCACGGTAGAGCTCGTCGACCGTGTGCGGGCGGAAGGCGTTGCGGACCTCAGGGCGGTGGAAGGCGATACGGGCGACCCCGCCGTCGCGGCTCACGTGCGCGGTGATGTCGGTGTAGTGCTCGGCGCCGGGCGCGAGCTCCCACTCGGCGGGATCGAACAGGTCGGAGACGAAGCCATCGGTCACGTCCACAGCATATTGCCCGGGTGCGCGCCAGGAGAGCGCCCACCCCGAAGGGCGGGCGCTCTCGTGACCATCCGGATCAGGCGCGGCGACGTCGCGCCGTC includes:
- a CDS encoding 1,4-dihydroxy-2-naphthoyl-CoA synthase, which gives rise to MTDGFVSDLFDPAEWELAPGAEHYTDITAHVSRDGGVARIAFHRPEVRNAFRPHTVDELYRALDHARQDARIGAVLLTGNGPSPKDGGWAFCSGGDQRIRGRDGYKYSDAETAVVSGASAAAVGRLHILEVQRLIRFMPKVVIAVVPGWAAGGGHSLHVVCDLTIASAEHARFKQTDADVGSFDAGYGSAYMARQTGQKFAREVFFLAEEYSAQRAYDAGAVNRVVPHAELEREALKMARTVLTKSPTAIRMLKFAFNAVDDGLVGQQVFAGEATRLAYGTDEAVEGRDSFLEKRAPDWSSFPWHY
- a CDS encoding AMP-binding protein — protein: MTALIPTDAEDTVLLREALLRALDEGPALGFGMLADAPAEVDDGIAAVIATSGSSGVPKRVALSGEALRASAEATAARIGSGRWLLALPAGYVAGLQVMVRSILAGTEPTRIEGRFTPRAFAEASRGMRLATTAGVIPALYTSLVPAQIVTLLDASAEPGVLAALQAYEAILVGGQALPEPLRERAADLGVRLVRTYGSTETSGGCVYDGVPLDTVNVRAIDGELRIAGPMLAEGYLGDPALTARTFARDEHGIRWYRTGDLGLIEDGVVRVHGRADNVIVSGGINISLDRVERIVRAVPGLHQAVVVGVPDDRWGEASVIVAARGEALRRSESEQLAQAREAVAEEIGAHARPSRLILVDELDVLSSGKPDREAIRLMVASL